From Acidobacteriota bacterium, one genomic window encodes:
- a CDS encoding GGDEF domain-containing protein, with the protein MDRFLAQFDQKMTAMRPASIWIYSMLATLGLGWFDYATGYEISFSFFYLIPVFLVTWYASRRSGLFMALLTIVVWVISNRLAGQQYSSEVIRIWNAIFRLAFFALTINLLQIVKATLDRERQLSRTDYLTGATNSREFHHILQAEIIRSQRYHHPISLAYLDLDNFKTINDQFGHQAGDEVLQFIASTIRQSLRKVDTLARLGGDEFAILLPETDHLAAETAILKVREVILNQIPEQYSIVTLSIGVVSFICPPDSPEVMLHQADNLMYQVKTEGKNHVLFAQPGQVEQGQLLQ; encoded by the coding sequence ATGGACCGTTTCCTTGCCCAGTTCGATCAAAAAATGACCGCCATGCGCCCGGCAAGCATTTGGATATATTCAATGCTGGCAACCTTGGGGCTGGGCTGGTTTGACTATGCTACCGGTTACGAAATCTCGTTTTCCTTCTTTTATTTGATACCAGTCTTTCTTGTCACCTGGTATGCCAGCCGTCGGTCAGGTTTGTTTATGGCACTCCTCACCATTGTCGTTTGGGTTATCTCCAACCGGCTGGCGGGTCAACAGTATTCATCCGAAGTCATCCGAATCTGGAATGCCATTTTCCGACTGGCCTTTTTTGCCTTGACGATCAACTTACTCCAGATTGTCAAAGCGACGCTTGACCGGGAACGTCAGCTTTCACGAACTGATTATTTGACCGGTGCGACCAACTCCCGCGAATTTCACCATATTCTCCAGGCTGAAATCATCCGCTCGCAACGCTACCATCATCCGATTTCACTGGCCTACCTTGACCTGGATAACTTCAAAACAATCAATGACCAGTTTGGCCATCAAGCCGGAGATGAAGTGTTGCAGTTTATTGCCAGTACCATTCGCCAATCGCTCCGAAAAGTAGACACCCTGGCGCGGCTGGGCGGAGATGAGTTTGCGATTTTGCTCCCGGAAACTGACCACCTCGCAGCCGAAACAGCAATATTGAAGGTTCGGGAAGTCATTCTCAATCAAATCCCCGAGCAGTATTCAATCGTCACCCTCAGTATTGGTGTCGTTTCGTTTATCTGTCCGCCGGATTCTCCCGAAGTGATGCTCCACCAGGCTGATAATTTGATGTATCAGGTCAAAACTGAAGGCAAGAATCATGTTCTGTTTGCCCAACCGGGTCAGGTCGAACAAGGGCAACTTTTGCAATAA
- a CDS encoding GNAT family N-acetyltransferase, whose protein sequence is MLEIRRAVETDFDQIWEIFHPVAKRGDTYMYAPDISKDDARRIWMSKDMATYVACDGAEIVGTYILRPNQPVLGAHVANAGYMVKPNTQGKGIGRAMCEHSLQEARQAGFLAMQFNAVVSTNENAVALWKKMGFSIVGTVPKAFQHKELGLVDIFIMHRFLD, encoded by the coding sequence ATGCTTGAAATTCGCCGAGCCGTTGAAACTGATTTTGATCAAATTTGGGAAATTTTCCATCCGGTCGCCAAGCGTGGCGATACCTATATGTATGCTCCCGACATTTCAAAAGACGATGCCCGTCGAATCTGGATGTCAAAAGATATGGCGACCTATGTGGCCTGTGACGGAGCGGAAATCGTCGGCACCTACATTTTAAGGCCCAACCAGCCGGTGCTTGGCGCCCACGTAGCCAATGCGGGCTATATGGTTAAGCCCAACACCCAAGGCAAGGGAATTGGGCGGGCAATGTGTGAACATTCGCTCCAGGAAGCTCGCCAAGCTGGTTTTCTAGCGATGCAGTTCAATGCCGTTGTGAGCACCAATGAAAACGCGGTCGCGTTGTGGAAAAAAATGGGATTCTCAATTGTCGGTACCGTCCCTAAAGCCTTTCAGCATAAAGAGTTGGGGCTGGTGGACATTTTCATCATGCATCGGTTTTTAGATTGA
- a CDS encoding bifunctional 3'-5' exonuclease/DNA polymerase: MKQAALFNFAPIPSVIEVREAVPLPEYRYVNQAAALIPFLPDLCAAPVLALDTETTGLDPLTDRVRLLQVAAPGLPVLVLDLFQLAELEPVRQVLASSHVKVFQNAKFDLKFLSRAGLEVGGQLFDTMLAGQIISCGLSNQRHSLEALVAHYLKQSLSKTEQISDWSARELSPEQLRYAALDAAVLLPLREALISKLKAADVIKCAKIEFDCVRAVAEMELAGISLDLDRWEALRTQISTVRDTLAVRLREAFGGGFLGEINLDSPTQVQRALALRGIQVSGTSRWELSRFSDHPEVRLFQEYRKASKLCSAFLDTLPKFIHPQTGRLHPVYEQCLVVSGRFSCHSPNLQQLPHDREFRACFIPAEGHSFVIADYSQIELRVAAQLSQDERMMDAYRANQDLHLLTASLITGKPIGSVTKADRQAAKAVNFGLLYGQGAQGLKSYAKQSYGVDLTLTDAERFRDRFFLAYQGIAAWHRQTAHNQKKIRETRTLIGRRRLIEKPLELPTLLNLPVQGTAADITKLALAKILPQLAPFGSRIVGCIHDEILLETPTDRAQEVARLLSDAMEAAGNESLGEVPVVAEASIGQNWAEKG; the protein is encoded by the coding sequence ATGAAACAAGCCGCCTTGTTCAACTTTGCGCCTATCCCCTCGGTCATCGAAGTCCGGGAAGCTGTTCCACTGCCTGAATACCGGTATGTGAATCAGGCCGCAGCGTTGATTCCATTTCTTCCTGATTTATGTGCCGCGCCAGTGCTGGCGCTTGATACTGAAACCACGGGACTTGACCCGCTGACAGACCGGGTTCGGTTGCTCCAGGTTGCGGCGCCGGGGTTGCCGGTGCTGGTGCTGGATCTGTTTCAACTGGCGGAATTGGAGCCGGTTCGGCAGGTACTGGCGTCAAGCCACGTCAAAGTATTTCAGAATGCCAAATTTGACCTGAAATTCTTGTCCCGCGCTGGCCTGGAGGTTGGCGGGCAGCTTTTTGACACGATGCTGGCCGGACAAATCATCAGTTGTGGGTTATCCAATCAACGTCACTCGCTCGAAGCCCTGGTGGCACATTATTTAAAACAATCACTTTCCAAAACCGAGCAGATCAGTGACTGGTCAGCCCGCGAACTTTCACCCGAACAACTTCGCTATGCGGCGCTTGATGCGGCAGTCCTGTTGCCGCTCCGGGAAGCGTTGATTTCAAAGCTCAAAGCGGCTGACGTCATCAAATGCGCCAAAATTGAATTTGACTGTGTGCGAGCCGTTGCTGAAATGGAACTGGCCGGAATCAGCCTGGATCTGGATCGGTGGGAAGCGCTCCGCACACAAATCTCAACGGTTCGTGACACCCTTGCCGTTCGATTGCGCGAAGCCTTCGGCGGCGGGTTTTTAGGAGAAATCAACCTCGATAGCCCCACCCAGGTTCAGCGGGCGCTTGCCTTGCGTGGCATCCAGGTTTCGGGTACCAGCCGCTGGGAACTCTCACGCTTTAGTGACCACCCGGAAGTCCGGTTGTTTCAGGAATATCGCAAAGCGTCAAAGCTCTGCAGCGCCTTTCTGGACACGCTGCCGAAGTTTATCCATCCGCAAACCGGAAGGCTGCACCCGGTATATGAACAGTGTCTGGTGGTATCGGGACGGTTTAGCTGCCATTCGCCAAACTTGCAACAATTGCCGCACGACCGGGAATTTCGGGCTTGTTTTATCCCGGCGGAAGGTCATTCGTTTGTCATTGCCGACTATTCGCAGATTGAACTCCGGGTTGCGGCGCAGTTGAGCCAGGATGAACGGATGATGGATGCCTACCGCGCGAACCAGGATTTGCATTTGTTGACGGCGAGTTTGATTACCGGCAAACCGATAGGATCGGTGACTAAAGCCGACCGGCAGGCAGCCAAAGCCGTGAATTTCGGGTTGCTTTACGGGCAAGGCGCGCAAGGATTGAAAAGTTACGCCAAACAGAGCTACGGCGTAGATTTGACGCTGACTGATGCCGAACGCTTCCGTGACCGGTTCTTTCTTGCCTATCAGGGCATTGCTGCCTGGCACCGGCAGACAGCACACAACCAGAAGAAAATTCGTGAAACGCGGACATTGATTGGTCGAAGACGGTTGATTGAAAAACCGCTGGAACTCCCGACGCTGCTCAACCTGCCTGTCCAGGGAACGGCAGCCGACATCACCAAGCTGGCGCTGGCCAAAATACTGCCGCAGCTTGCACCGTTCGGATCGCGTATTGTTGGGTGTATCCACGATGAAATTTTGCTTGAAACCCCGACCGACCGTGCCCAGGAAGTCGCCCGGTTACTCTCTGACGCAATGGAAGCCGCCGGAAATGAATCACTTGGCGAAGTTCCAGTTGTCGCCGAAGCCAGCATTGGCCAAAACTGGGCGGAGAAGGGGTGA
- a CDS encoding peptidoglycan DD-metalloendopeptidase family protein, with protein MSISYAIRFPVGTLLPNQTGNKSDDVKKIQHLLQSAQKLFSMAGANFSFYSRPILATGSINDDTRAAIRAYQKNVLRFPAPDGRVDPQGRTFFSLCEAARQFQTQVDAALAAHKVRQYSGKDATVAPASPTQASQETTSASQPATGAGINPITGTPGFNPHPAGKTGHLRESNNGRGEFKAPRMGGRPHRGLDIRGVLNQSPIYAHRDGKVVFHGAKGKGGNQITIDHGDVSTVYCHCSNTDFRKWVKSGQQVKQGQQIATIGDTGNAKHTPPHLHFGVFYKGRAIDPAQYLNGVAPAKCNSI; from the coding sequence ATGAGCATCAGTTATGCAATCCGCTTTCCAGTTGGCACGCTTTTACCCAATCAAACTGGAAATAAATCTGACGATGTCAAAAAAATTCAACATTTGCTCCAAAGTGCCCAAAAACTCTTCTCAATGGCTGGCGCAAATTTCAGCTTTTATTCCCGGCCAATTCTTGCCACCGGCTCGATCAATGATGACACCAGGGCCGCGATTCGTGCCTATCAAAAAAATGTGTTGCGATTTCCAGCCCCAGATGGACGCGTTGACCCACAAGGACGGACATTCTTTTCATTATGTGAAGCTGCCCGTCAGTTTCAAACCCAGGTGGATGCCGCTCTGGCTGCGCACAAAGTCCGCCAGTATTCGGGAAAGGACGCAACCGTTGCACCAGCCAGCCCAACCCAGGCCAGTCAAGAAACGACTTCGGCTTCTCAGCCAGCGACGGGGGCTGGAATCAACCCAATTACGGGAACTCCAGGATTTAACCCTCATCCCGCTGGGAAAACAGGTCACTTGAGAGAATCAAACAATGGGCGGGGTGAGTTTAAAGCACCACGTATGGGTGGACGACCCCATAGAGGGCTGGACATCCGTGGTGTGCTGAACCAGTCGCCCATCTATGCCCATCGTGACGGCAAAGTTGTCTTTCATGGAGCGAAAGGCAAAGGTGGGAATCAGATTACAATTGATCATGGAGATGTCTCGACGGTGTATTGCCACTGCAGCAATACCGATTTCAGGAAATGGGTTAAATCCGGACAACAAGTCAAACAAGGGCAACAGATTGCGACGATTGGTGATACGGGAAACGCCAAACATACGCCGCCTCACTTGCACTTTGGAGTTTTCTACAAAGGCCGCGCGATTGACCCGGCTCAATACCTGAATGGTGTGGCTCCAGCCAAATGCAATTCAATTTGA